One Paramisgurnus dabryanus chromosome 8, PD_genome_1.1, whole genome shotgun sequence DNA window includes the following coding sequences:
- the slc25a15a gene encoding solute carrier family 25 member 15a, translated as MAPHPVTEAIIDLSAGACGGIACVLSGQPFDTAKVKMQTFPSMYRGFIHCFVSIYKQVGLRGLYQGTTPALIANIAENAVLFMSYGFCQNVVRFVSGIDRGTELSDVQKACSGSVASIFSSLALCPTELVKCRLQAMHEMEASGKIASGQKSTVWSVVRNVLRTNGPLGFYQGLTTTIAREIPGYFCFFGGYELSRSMFARHMGRDKEHIGVLPLMFSGGFGGACLWLVVYPIDCVKSRIQVLSLAGRQEGFLKTLMGILRNEGVAPLYSGLTPTMIRTFPANGALFLAYEVSRKMMMQQFNN; from the exons GTGGGATTGCCTGTGTATTAAGTGGGCAGCCCTTTGACACAGCTAAGGTGAAGATGCAGACCTTCCCCAGTATGTACAGAGGATTTATTCACTGCTTCGTCTCCATCTACAAACAGGTTGGATTGCGAGGGCTCTATCAGGGCACCACACCTGCCCTCATCGCCAACATCGCAGAAAACGCTGTGCTCTTCATGAGCTACGGCTTCTGCCAGAATGTGGTCCGCTTTGTTTCAGGAATTGACAGAGGCACTGAACTCAG TGATGTTCAGAAGGCCTGCTCAGGTTCTGTAGCATCCATCTTCTCCTCTCTGGCTTTATGCCCTACTGAACTGGTCAAATGTCGACTTCAGGCCATGCATGAAATGGAGGCGTCCGGCAAGATAGCCAGTGGACAGAAAAG TACAGTGTGGTCGGTCGTGAGAAATGTGCTGAGGACAAACGGTCCATTGGGTTTCTATCAGGGTCTCACCACCACCATAGCTCGTGAAATTCCTGGGTACTTCTGTTTCTTTGGAGGATATGAACTCAGCCGGTCCATGTTTGCTCGTCACATGGGCAGAGATAAAGAGCACATAG GCGTTTTGCCCTTGATGTTCAGTGGCGGTTTTGGTGGTGCCTGTTTATGGCTGGTGGTCTATCCCATAGACTGTGTGAAGTCTCGCATTCAGGTCCTGTCTTTAGCAGGGAGACAAGAGGGTTTCCTCAAGACACTAATGGGGATTTTACGAAATGAAG GAGTGGCACCTCTGTATTCCGGTCTGACGCCTACAATGATCCGAACATTTCCTGCCAATGGTGCTCTTTTTCTGGCTTATGAAGTCAGTCGCAAGATGATGATGCaacaatttaataattaa
- the stoml3a gene encoding stomatin (EPB72)-like 3a isoform X2 — protein MTSVVKIQERDTASSTHIIEDDKPSPMGCFGWIIVIISVIVAIGLFPITFFMCVKIVQEYERAVIFRLGLIVDRKPKGPGIFFVLPCTDTFRRVDLRTVSFDIPAQEFLTKDSVTVNVDGVVYFRVFDPICSVANVSNADHSTRLLAQTTLRNVLGTKNLSELLSDRESISYCMQNALEEATAEWGIKVERVEIKDVKLPLQLQRAMAAEAEASREARAKVIAAEGEVNASRALKEASLVIAESPSALQLRYLQTLNTIAAEKNSTIIFPVPIDIIQNFISK, from the exons ATGACTTCTGTAGTCAAGATTCAAGAGCGGGATACTGCAAGTAGTACACATATCATCGAAG ATGATAAACCATCCCCAATGGGATGTTTCGGCTGGATTATTGTCATCATTTCTGTCATTGTCGCAATTGGATTGTTTCCTATAACTTTCTTTATGTGTGTTAAG ATCGTACAGGAATATGAAAGAGCTGTGATCTTTCGATTGGGTCTTATTGTGGACAGAAAACCAAAAGGACCAG GAATTTTCTTTGTGTTGCCATGTACAGACACATTCAGGAGAGTGGATTTGAGAACTGTGTCATTTGATATTCCTGCACAAGAG TTCCTCACCAAGGACTCTGTGACGGTGAATGTGGATGGTGTGGTGTATTTCCGTGTATTTGACCCTATATGTTCGGTGGCCAACGTGAGTAATGCAGACCACTCAACAAGACTGCTGGCACAAACCACCCTGAGAAATGTGCTTGGCACAAAGAACCTATCAGAGCTGTTATCAGACAGAGAGAGCATCTCATACTGCATGCAG AATGCCTTGGAAGAGGCCACTGCTGAGTGGGGCATTAAAGTGGAGCGGGTGGAGATCAAGGATGTTAAGTTGCCCCTTCAGCTTCAGAGGGCCATGGCTGCAGAGGCCGAGGCGTCCCGTGAGGCTCGAGCAAAG gTGATTGCAGCAGAGGGCGAGGTGAACGCCTCACGGGCTTTAAAGGAAGCATCTCTAGTGATCGCTGAGTCACCTTCAGCTCTCCAGCTACGATACCTCCAGACGCTTAACACCATCGCTGCTGAGAAAAACTCCACCATCATCTTCCCTGTGCCTATCGACATCATTCAAAACTTCATATCTAAATGA
- the stoml3a gene encoding stomatin (EPB72)-like 3a isoform X1: protein MLKVFDDILCGHAGKFALCLSDDKPSPMGCFGWIIVIISVIVAIGLFPITFFMCVKIVQEYERAVIFRLGLIVDRKPKGPGIFFVLPCTDTFRRVDLRTVSFDIPAQEFLTKDSVTVNVDGVVYFRVFDPICSVANVSNADHSTRLLAQTTLRNVLGTKNLSELLSDRESISYCMQNALEEATAEWGIKVERVEIKDVKLPLQLQRAMAAEAEASREARAKVIAAEGEVNASRALKEASLVIAESPSALQLRYLQTLNTIAAEKNSTIIFPVPIDIIQNFISK, encoded by the exons ATGTTAAAAGTGTTTGATGATATTTTGTGTGGCCATGCTGGAAAATTTGCTTTGTGTCTTTCAGATGATAAACCATCCCCAATGGGATGTTTCGGCTGGATTATTGTCATCATTTCTGTCATTGTCGCAATTGGATTGTTTCCTATAACTTTCTTTATGTGTGTTAAG ATCGTACAGGAATATGAAAGAGCTGTGATCTTTCGATTGGGTCTTATTGTGGACAGAAAACCAAAAGGACCAG GAATTTTCTTTGTGTTGCCATGTACAGACACATTCAGGAGAGTGGATTTGAGAACTGTGTCATTTGATATTCCTGCACAAGAG TTCCTCACCAAGGACTCTGTGACGGTGAATGTGGATGGTGTGGTGTATTTCCGTGTATTTGACCCTATATGTTCGGTGGCCAACGTGAGTAATGCAGACCACTCAACAAGACTGCTGGCACAAACCACCCTGAGAAATGTGCTTGGCACAAAGAACCTATCAGAGCTGTTATCAGACAGAGAGAGCATCTCATACTGCATGCAG AATGCCTTGGAAGAGGCCACTGCTGAGTGGGGCATTAAAGTGGAGCGGGTGGAGATCAAGGATGTTAAGTTGCCCCTTCAGCTTCAGAGGGCCATGGCTGCAGAGGCCGAGGCGTCCCGTGAGGCTCGAGCAAAG gTGATTGCAGCAGAGGGCGAGGTGAACGCCTCACGGGCTTTAAAGGAAGCATCTCTAGTGATCGCTGAGTCACCTTCAGCTCTCCAGCTACGATACCTCCAGACGCTTAACACCATCGCTGCTGAGAAAAACTCCACCATCATCTTCCCTGTGCCTATCGACATCATTCAAAACTTCATATCTAAATGA